CAGCCCGGTCACCGTAACCTGTACTGCCGCCACAGCCCCGCGCTCCTCCGACGCAACACTGAGCGGGCTCGCGTTTTCCGGCGGCGCGCTCTCCCCGACCTTCACTGCGAGCAACACCCACTATCACGCTACGGTGGAATATGCCGTCACGTCCGTCACGCTGACGCCAACGACGCATGATGCACAGGCAACCGTCACCGTGAATGGCAACCCGGTTGCGTCTGGCTCGGCGTCGCCCGCGATTAACCTGAATGTGGGCGTCAATACGCTGAACATCCTGGTGACCGCCGAGGACGGCTCAACGGCATCTTATAGCGTCACAGTACAGCGTAACGAACCACGCCCGATCGCAGGTAATACTGTCGTTCAGGTGGCGGCGAACAGCAGCGATAACGCATTTGCGCTGCCGCTGTCCGGCGGCGGCGCCACGGCTATTCATATTGTGACGCCCCCAACGCATGGCGCGGTGGTCATCTCCGGCACGTCGGCAAGTTACACGCCGCTCGCCGGATACGCCGGGAGCGACAGCTTTACCTGGAACGCCAGCAACAGCGCAGGCACCTCTGCGGATGCGACGGTTTCGCTGACGATCACGCCTCCTGCGATCCTTACCCTTAGCCCTGCGAACGGGGCGGTTCTGACCGCCACCAAAGGTCACGCCTGGTCACAGACATTCACCGCAAGCGGCGGCAGCGCGCCTTACACCTGGACAGCGCACGGATTACCGGCGGGCGTAACGATTAACGCCGCGACGGGCGCGCTCTCCGGTACGCCCACTGCGGCGGGCAGTTTTACGGTATCCGTGACCGCCAAAGACGCGAATAACCTTTCCACGACGGCCAGTTACCCTCTCTCAGTGCGTGATGAAACCGCACCGGTTGCGCTTGCCGTCACGCCTGGCGCAGGCGCGCTGGCGACCGGCACGGTCGGCGCAGCCTGGTCACAGACATTCACCGCAAGCGGCGGCAGCGCGCCTTATCGCTGGCAACTCAGCGGCACGCTGCCTGCCGGGCTCACCTTCACCGATGGCAGCCTGAAGGGCACGCCAACGGCGGCGGGCAACCATACGTTTACGCTGACCGCCACCGATGCCAGCGGCGTAGCTATTCACGCCACGTACACGCTCCTGATTAACGCCGCCGCGCCGCAGGCCGTGGATCAGAACGCCGCACTTGGCGCCGGCCGCGTGGCCCGCGTGTCGCTTACGCGCGGCGCATCGGGCGGCCCGTTCACCGGCGCACGCCTGCTCGCGCAACCGGATGAAAAACAGGGAACAGCTGCGATCACGGCGGTCGGCGCAGATTACGAACTGGCTTTCACCGCCGCGCCGCAGGCGAGCGGCACAGTCACCCTGCGCTACGTGCTGTTAAGCGCCACCGGAACGACGTCCCCGGCGACGATCACGCTGACCATCGCCTCACGCCCCGATCCGTCAAAAGACGCGAACGTGGCGGGCACCATTAGTGCGCAGTATCAGGCAGCGCAAAACTTCGCCCGGGCGCAGATCCGCAACTTCAGCGATCGTCTGGAGCAGCTACACAGCAGTGAAAACGTACCGGCAATACTCAACGGCGTGCATTTCGTCCTGCCCTCGTCGCCGCACGAGCGCGAACTCGACACCGACTTCTGGAACGCAGCGCTGCAACAACAGGCGCAGCAGGATGCGCAGGATCAACTGCCGCCTGCGCTGCCATCTGGCGCACAAGAACCCGGCAAACCGCTCTCGTACTGGACGGGTGGTTATGTCGATTTCGGGCGCGATAAAGACAGTATGATGCGCTTAAGCCACACGCTGGTGGGCATCAGCACCGGCGTGGATTACCGTTTCACGCCCGGCTTTACCGCAGGCGTCGGCATGGGATTTGGGCGCGACGTCAGCGATATTGGCGATACCGGTACCCGCAGTAACGGGCGCTCGCTCAGCTCCGCGCTGTACGCGAGCTACCACCCGAACGCGGTCTTTGTCGATGGCCTGTTGGGCTACAGCCGTCTTGATTTCGACAGTAAACGCCACGTGAGCGAAACCGACACGTTCGCGCGCGGCAGCCGCGCCGGGCGGCAGGTCTTCGGCGCGCTGACTTCCGGCTATGAGTTTCGCTCGGCGCAGAGCCTCGTCTCGCCCTATGGCCGCATGCAGATCTCGCAGACCCGTCTTGAACGCTACACCGAATCGGACGCCGGCATGTATAACCTGGCTTTTGCGTCTCAGCGTTTTTCACAAACGACCGGCAGCGCGGGCCTGCGCGCCGAACGCCATGTTCCCGTTAGCTGGGGCGCGGTGCGGTTGCAAAGCCGGGTCGAGTATTCACGTTTAATGAGCGACACCGGCAGCGCGCGTGTCGGTTATGCGGATGTCGGCAACAACACGTGGCGCATGTCACTGTATGAGCCAAACCGGCAGTCACTGTCGCTGGGCGCAGGCATGGACGTGCAGTTGCCAAACGGCGTTACGCCGGGCATTGCGTATCAGGGGACGCTGGGGCTTGACGATCGCGGCTCACGCGCGCAGAGCATTATGGCGCGGGTGAACGTGGCGTTTTAGCCGGTTGGCGCGATAAAAAACGGCGCGGGGTTCGCACCCTGCGCCGTCATGGTCAATAACAACGGTGATTAAGGCCGTCTGAACAGCGCAATACTGCGCCCTTCCAGCTCGAAATCCTTCTCCTTGGTAATAACCAGACCGTGGTTGGCGGTATCGGATGTCGTCAGCTCCAGCACCCAGCCGCCTTCGCCAAACTGTGGAATGCGGAACGGCACCGTGCCCTCAAACGGGTTGAACAGCATCAGCACGTCATGCCAGATCCCTTGTTCGGTTTCCAGATCCGGCCTGCCGATATACACCCCAAGCGTGGAGCCTTCATCCCACTGCTCTGGCTGCTGATAGCCGCCACCCGCGTTAAACCACTCAATCACCATTCCGTCGCGCCAGCTTTCGCGGCGCAACAGCGGCTGCTCTGCCCGCAGTTTAATCACCTTGCGGGTAAACTCGCGCAGCGCCTCGGCGCTTTCCGGCAGGTTCTCCCAGTGCACCCAGGAGATCTCGCTGTCCTGACAGTACCCGTTGTTATTCCCCATCTGGCTGCGGCCAAACTCATCGCCCGCCAGCAGCATCGGGGTCCCGTGGGAGAATAACAACGTGGCGAGGAAGTTACGTTTCTGGCGCTCACGCACCGCGTTGATCCCTTCATCGTCCGTCGGGCCTTCCGCGCCGTAATTATAAGAGCGGTTGTCATTATGGCCGTCGTTGTTATCTTCGCCGTTATCCTCGTTATGTTTGCTGTTATAAGAGACCAGATCGTTGAGCGTAAAGCCGTCGTGCGCGGTGATGAAATTCACGCTTGCCCACGGCCTGCGCCCGCGCTGATCGTAAAGGTCACCGGAGCCAAGCAGACGCGCGGCGAAATCGGTCGAGACGTTATCGCCTTTCCAGTATTCACGCACCGTATCGCGGTATTTGTCATTCCACTCCGCCCAGCCCGGCGGGAAGCCACCCACCTGGTAGCCGCCCGGGCCGATATCCCACGGCTCGCCGATGAGTTTCACTTTTGAGAGCACCGGATCCTGCATGATGGCGTCAAAGAAGCCGCCGCGCTGGTCAAAGCCCTCCGGCTCGCGCCCGAGAATAGTGCCGAGGTCGAAACGAAAACCGTCGATATGCATTGATTCCGCCCAGTAACGCAGCGAATCCATGATCATCTGTAAGACACGCGGATGCGAGGTGTTCACCGTATTGCCGGTGCCGGTATCATTGATGTAATAACGGTGCTGGTCCGGCATGGTGCGATAGTAAGAGAAGTTGTCGATGCCCTTGAAGGAGAGGGTCGGGCCGAGTTCGTTGCCTTCTGCCGTGTGGTTGTAGACCACGTCCAGGATAACCTCGATACCGGTGTCATGGTAGGCGCGCACCATGTCGCGGAACCCCTGAATGCCGCCCGGGCCGAAATAGCGCGAGGCGGGCGCAAAAAAGCCGAGCGTATTGTAGCCCCAGAAGTTTTTCAGGCCTTTATCAAGCAGGTGTTGATCGTCGGGGAACCAGTGCACCGGCAGCAGTTCAACGGAAGTAATACCAAGGCTTTTAATGTAATCCACCGTCGCCTTGTGCCCCATCCCCTCATACGTACCTCGCAGCTCCGGTGGTACAGCCGGATTAAGCTGCGTGAAGCCTTTTACATGCGTTTCATACACCACCGCGTGCGGCCAGACGATGGACGGCCGGTTTTTATCCTGCCAGTCAAATTCATTCGGGTCGATAACGCGACACTTCGGCATATAGGGCGCGCTGTCGCGTTCATCGAAGGTCAGATCTTTATCTTCATGCAACAGATCGTAGGCGAAGTGCGCCTCGTTCCATTCAATGTTCCCGGCAAGCTCGCGCGCATAAGGGTCCACCAGCAATTTGTTCGGGTTAAAACGGTGGCCGTTTTCAGGATCGTAAGGTCCGTGAACGCGATAACCGTACAACGTGCCCGGCGGCAGGCCAGGCACATAGCCGTGCCAGATCTCATGGGTATATTCCGGCAGCGTCAGCCGGGCGATTTCGTTTTTGCCGCTCGGATCGTAGAGGCACAGCTCAACGCGCTCCGCATGCGCGGAAAAAATTGCGAAGTTCACCCCCTCGCCGTCGTAATTCGCGCCGAGGGGATAACTGCATCCCGCCGTGATTTCAAAAGCCTTACCGTTTGACATATTTCCCTCTCCATCCAGGCAGTAAATATTCAGGACTACCACGATTCATGATGTTTATTCGCATGGAATCAGTCGGTTATGAGTATCACTGACAAGCAGCCATCGGCTGTCTCCAGGTTTATTTGATCGGCAAGCTCAAACGCCTCGCCGGTCACAACATTGCGCCAGCGACGGTTGGCAAGCGTCGGCGGCAAATCGATATGTGTGTCGTGCCAGCGCGCAGCCCCCGGCAGTGAGGCGCTTTCATACAGGGCGGTGAACACGAGGCGCGGCGCGATAACCATCAGCGCGTCACTGCCGTGGGTTCGGGCATACGCGATAACATTACTGTCGAATTCGCCCTCAACGCGCAGCGGCAGATACTCGCCATGCCGGAACAGCGCCGGGTTTTGCTGGCGCAGACGCAGCACGCGCGCGATAAGGTGCTGCTTAAGCCGTCCGCTCAGCCAGTCCTGCGCCGTGGCGGCAAGGGTTGCCTCCGGCGCCAGCATACTGTCGAGCGCAATAAAATCGGGTTCGCGACGGTTATCCGGATCGACCAGGCTGAAATTGAGCGCCTCGCTCCCCTGATAGATATCCGGCACGCCTGGTGCTGTCAGCTTCAGCGCCGTCTGGGTCTGGCTGTTCACCAGGCCCGCGCGAATAAACGGCTGGAGCGCATCGTGAAAATCCTTCAGGAAATCCTGATTGTCCGGTGACAGGAGATGGCTCGCGTAATCCAGCACCGCTTTCTCATAGGCGTCGTTGGTATCCGCCCAGTCGGTGCGCAGTTTTGCTTCACGCAGCGCCTTTTCCACAAAGCCCAGAAAGCGTTCTTCCAGCGCTTTCAGGCCTGCCTCATCATCCGGTTTCAGCGTGGCCGGCCAGACGCCTGCAAGCGCCTGATACAGCATCCAGGTGTCCACGCCTTTTGGCGCCGTACCGTCGTTGAGAAACACCACCCTGGTCTGGTTCAGCTGCCGCCAGCGGGCGACGCACTCGGCCCAGAACAGCGGCGCCTCGGTGAGCGCATAAAGACGCGCGCGGGCGTCTTCGCCGCGTTTGGTGTCGTGCGTGGACGTGCCGGTGAGCGCATCCGGCTGATGCGCCAGGCGCAGCGCCATCTCTTTATGAAAGCGATCTACCGAGAAAGTGCGCGGCAGCGGCTCGGCGCCCACTTCGTTGAGCGCAAGCTGCATGTGCTGGCGGAAAAAGAGCGTATCTTCCACCGATTTCGCCATCAGCGGGCCGGTCAGCTGCTGAAAACGGGTACGGAACGTGGCGGCGTCGTCATACGTGGCAGCCGACAGTTTTCCGGCCAGCAGATCGGCGAGAAACGCGAGTGCGGATGCGTCCGGTGCATGTTCGCTCTTCTGTACTTTCGCGACAATGCGCTCCAGCAGCGCGGTGTCGGCAGGCGTCAGCCCCTGCGCAGTGCCATAGGTGCGGTACACCGGGAACGCCACCAGCAGTTCGCGCAGCGCGCCGCGCACAAGAGATTCGTCGAGCGTCACGCCTTCCGTTTGCGCGATGCCGGTAGCGAGCCGCAGCAGCGTGGTAAACTCGCCCTCAAAATTACGGTCAGCCATTAAAAGCTTGGCGTCGCGCAGTTCGGCGCGCATATCTACCGTCTGTCCGACAACGTCGTGATAAGCCTTACTGAGATCGTCGAGCTTCGCGTCATCCACCAGCACGTCGGAGAGCGCGGCGATAAACTCATAGCCCGTGGTGCCGGAAATCGGCCAGTCTTCAGGGATCTGCTCGCCCTTACCGAGGATTTTTTCCACCGTGATGTAGCAATCTGGCCCGGCTTTCTCACGCAGCCGCTCAAGATACGCTTTGGGATCGGCAAGTCCGTCGACGTGATCCACCCGCAATCCGTCCACCACACCCGCGTGGACCAGCTCCAGAATCAGCCGGTGGCTGTCATCAAATACCGCATCGTCCTCGACGCGCACGCCCGCAAGGCCGGTGATTTCAAAAAAGCGGCGATACGAGAGTGAACGCGGGGCCTCGCGCCAGGAAATAAGCTGATATGACTGGCTATCGTGCAGCGCCGCAATGGCCGTTTTATCCGTTATCGCCAGCACTTCCGCCTCGCGGCCTTGCCAGGTTTCCGGGTTTAGCGGGTAAAAGCTTTCGTAATAAGCGAGCGCCGGTTTGCCCGTTTTTGGATCGGGCTTAATGCTTATCTCGCCGTTTTCCAGCACGTTTTCAAACGTATCGCCGAGGAACGGCAGCGTCAGGCGTCGTGTCCAGTCGATATCAAAGTGGCGCGCATAGTGGCTTTTCTCGCCATTTTCAATGACATCGCGCCACCACGGGTTTTCCAGCGACGCCGCCATATGGTTCGGCACAATATCCAGAATCAACCCCAGCCCGGCGTCTTTGAGCGCTTTTGCCATGCGATCGAAACCTTCACGCCCGCCGATAGCGGGTTCTATTTCATTCGCATCCGTCACGTCATACCCGTGCGTGGAGCCGGATGTGGCCGTAAAAACCGGCGACGCATACAGGTGGCTGATGCCAAGTCGCTTCAGATAAGGCACCAGACCAGCCGCGCGGTCGAAGGTCATGCCGTTGCGAAACTGAATACGGTAGGTGGAGGCTGGAATGCTCATGACGCGTCTCCTTTTGCCAGGCGAACGTGAATGCCGTCTGGCGGCACATCGGCGCTGGCCTGCGGCCACGCGAACAGAGTTTCACCCGGCAGTTCAGGCAGCGCATGCGCGCGCGCGCTAATATTTAGCGCGAGCGACAGCGTGCCTTTCGGGAATGTCCAGCTTACTGCCACAAATCCCGGCGCGGTTTCCACCACCCGGCCGCTATGGCCGCCCGCGGTCGCGAGCAGCGGGACGAGATGTTCACGGCGCAGCGTCAGTAGTTCGCGGGTGAGGCTCAGCCACGCCCTCCCCTCTTCGCTTTCAGGCTTCTGCCAGTCGAGCTTCGACATCTCGAAGGTCTGTTGCGAATTCGGGTCCGGTACGCCCTCGCCTTCATAGTCGCCGTGGCCTTCAAATTCACGCGCACGCCCTTCCCGCACGGCTTTGGCAAGATCACCGTGGAAGTCGGTAAAGAACAGGAACGGGTTGGTTTCGCCGTACTCCTCGCCCATAAAAAGCAGCGGGATATGCGGCGAAAGCAAGAGCGTCGCCAGCAATGCCTTTGTGCGATTGCCGCCTGCAAGCTCGATCAGCCGCTCGCCCCAGGCGCGGTTACCAACCTGATCGTGATTCTGGATAAAATCGACGAAGGCGACGGGCGGCTGACCGGTGCTGTCCACCCCGCGCGGCTTGCCGCTCTGGGGCGACACTTCGCCCTGATAGGCGAAGCCTTCCGCCAGCACGCGAGCGACGCGTTTTTCCGGCGCGTCGGCAAAATCCTGGTAATACGCCTGCGTTTCGCCAGTAGCAAACACATGTACCGCATTATGAAAATCGTCGTTCCACTCGCCGGTGAACAGCGGTGCGCTGCCGTCCGGGTTACGCGGATGCAGGAAGATAACGTTGCGGCTGTCCTCCGTGGTGAGATGTGCCGGTCGGTCGGTGATTTCCGCGCGGATGCGCTCGGCAATCTCAATCAGCGCATGTTTTGGCGACGTGTCTTCAATCTGATCGATTGCGTCAAAGCGCAGCCCGTCGAGGCGGTACTCTTTCAGCCAGTAGAGCGGCGCTTCCACGATATAGCGGCGCGCGGCGTCGATATCATAGGCGATGCCGTTGCCCCACGGTGTCATCCGTTCTTTGTGGAAGAAATCCGGGGCCAGCAGCGGCAGATAGTTGCCCTCCGGGCCAAAATGGTTGAGCACAATATCCAGCACGACAGAAAGCCCATGCCCGTGGGCGGCATCGATAAATGCTTTGAAATCATCCGGCGTGCCGTAGGCGGAGTGCGGTGCGTAAAGCAACACGCCGTCGTATCCCCAGCCGCGATTGCCGCCAAACTGCGACACCGGCAGCACTTCCAGCATCGTAACGCCAAGCTGCGCCAGGTACGGCAGCTTGTCGATAGCCGCGCGGAAGGTGCCTTCCGGTGTGAAAGTGCCAATGTGCATCTCATACACGACGGTCTCTTCCCACGGACGGCCCTGCCAGTCCGTGTTCTTCCAGTCATAGGCGGTGGGATCAACGACCAGCGACGGGCCGTTGACGTCCGCCTTCTGGGCGCGCGATGCCGGATCCGGCACCGTCATCCCGTCGGCCAGTACAAAGCTGTATTCTGTTCCGGGCGTAACGCCTGGCATTTCCAGTTCAAACCAGCCATCGCCTGTCGGCGTCATTGCAGTCTCCTGGCCCGCAAGCCGGAGCGTCACGCTCTGCTGCCCGGTCGCCCAGAGACGAAAGCGAACGGCACCGTTCGCCAGATATTCGCTACCCCAACTTTTCAGGAATGTTGATTCCATTCTGTTACCTCGTCTAATCCAGAAGTGAGCAGTGGCGCGATCGCGCAATTTCCGCTCCTGCGGCGCGCCTCAGGAGCGTTAACGTGTAAGCATGATCCGGGTGCCGCAGCGGGTCGGTCGCGTGCAGGCCGCCACGGTGAATGGCGGTTTCCTGCCTGGGGATGTCACGATGGTCTGAGTGTCACGGCCCTGGCGGCATACGTGAACAATCATAGACCATTACCGGAGAAGTGCCGGGAAGGCTGGGTGAGGCGCGAAGGGGAAGAAGAGACGATGCCGCGGGCAGCGCGGCACAGAATGAAAAGTCAGGCGTTCGCCAGACGCGCGCACTGCTGACGCATGCCCTCGAAAATCTGCTCCGCCAGCGCTAAGGGGAAGCCTGCCGGAAGCGCAGCGGCCACGCGGTCGATAACATCGGGTGTCGCGGCGATAAGCGCGTCTACCATCGCGGTGACCTGCGCGTGCGACAGCCCCGCAAGCTCGCCCTGGCGCAGCCAGTGGCGTCGGCGGATCTGGCTCAGATGGTAGTAATTGCTGCTGCCCCGCACCGCCATCGCGAGCTTACATTTCTGCCACGCAATCTGGTTATTCCCCGGCCCAATCACCGGCCAGGCGGACAACACATCATAAAGCGGCGTCAGGTGATAACGATTACCGGGCAGATGCGCGATGCTGAAGTTCTTGGCGTGGCCGTCTGTTGCGGCGAGGATCCAGAAAACGATCTGCGCGCGGAAGAAAGTGGCACGATCGGCCCGCGCCTGCTCTGAACGACTCAGGATAGTCATGATATCGCCGATACCCGGCCCGCCGTCAGACTGGTATTTTCGCAGCGGCGACACGCCGAGCGCCTGGCACATATCCTCCTGCGGCAAGCGCAACCACCACTGTTTATCACGCGATAACCGGCGGTCGAAGCGCTCGACGATCAACACTTTTTGCTCTTCAAACTGCGCCATCTGCGTACGTGCGACGGGAATGTCATACGCGGCCAGTAACTGCGAACAGAGCCATTCGTTTTCAATCGACGTGCGCATATCCGCCTGCATATTGCCCACCAGTCCCAGCGGAAGTTTGAAGATATGCGTTGTGGGCGTGTTGCCCTCCGGCAGACACCACTGACCGTTGTGCCACAGCAGCGCGGTTTTCTCCTGTGCGCCTGCGATAGAGAGCCGCAGCGTCTCCTCTTCACCCTGCTGGCCGGGAAACGCCTGGGCGGTATGGCGCAGCATCGCGGCAATATCCACTGTGGAGAGCGGGCGAGCGCGAATGGCAAACAGGCCTTCCGGCTGTTCATCAGCGCGCAGCAGCTGGATGGCGCCAACGCAGTCGCGTCCCAGTTCCGCCAGCAAATCGAACGGGTCGAGGCTGTGCGCCTGGTAACGCATCGCCAGGCGGCGACGGATGCCTTCGCTGTCCGGCAACAGGTTATCGAAGTAATCCCGCACCCGCGTGCCGCGATACGGCTGGTTGCCCGGGGTGAACGGCAGCGACAAAGACAGCGGTCGGCCCTGCGCGTCCTCCGTCCATTCCGGCAGGTATTCCAGCCGATCGTCCCCGAGGTGTTTATCCCAGTAGCCGACCGGGATCCCGTTCATCCAGATAGCTAAACGCGGCGTGCGGCGCATCGTCACCACGCCTCACGACGGGCGGGCGAGGTGTCACTTGCAGCGATATCAGAGGAGGGATCCTTCTGCATTTCGCTAAGCGTCATCTCAATACCGAGCACGTTAAATACGCGGAACAAACGTTCAATGCTTGCCGAGGCAGGGTTGGCCTCAAGCCGGGCATACGTTTGCTGCGTAACCCCAAGTCGTTCGGACACTTCGCGTTGCGTCAGTCCCTGGTTTTTGCGAAAGCCCACCAGCAGCGGGCGCAGCTGGCTGAGCGTTTTCAGTGGATAGACGGTAGTCATGTTATTACCCGCATCTTCAGTTACAAACGATAAGCTGTATTCCCTATTTTACACCTTTCAGGCTGTAACTGGCAAATACAGCGTAAAAGGTGTTAAAAGAGTCGCTCTGCGTTGAAGGAAACCTATTACGCGTGGCTTTTACCGCGCGCCCAGTACGCCATAAAACAGGCGCGGGACGGATCAAGCTGACGCTCGCGCGTCAGGTAATGTCGCAGGCGTTTCACGGCACCAGACTCTGCCGCGACCCAGGCGCGAAATGCCCCTGCCCCACCGGCGCGTTGCCAGATAAGCGCGTCGTCAGTGGTTTCTGACTGGGTAATATCCACTGCGGAGAGTGCAGAGGCCGGCAGCGTGGCAGCCGTTTTCACCGCCTCCAGCAGCCGCTCGCCGTGTAAGGCACGGTCTTCACGCGCAAGCCAGTGGATATCGGCAAACGGGTAGCGCAGAGGCTGAACATCCTGCGCCAGCGGCACTTCCAGAAAGGCCTGTACGCGAGGCGGCGAAGGCTGGCGGGCGAGCTGTTCAAGGATGCCGAGCGCGGCGGGCAGCGCCGTTTCATCGGCTATCAGCAAGGCCTGGCGGAGCGCATCATCGGCCATCCATTCGTAACCGCCGCTGTCGCCCGGGAACTCGCCATCCGGTGCAACGATTTGCAGCGCATCGCCAGGTTTCGCGTGGCTGGCCCAGCGCGAGGCGGGGCCGGTATCACCATGCAGAACAAACTCCACATCCAGTTCACATTCGGCTGCGCGCAGCGCGCGCAAGGTGTAGGTGCGCATCAGTGGCCGCTGCTCACGGGGCAGCGCCAGATAATCCTGATACCATCTGTCGCTCACCGGTAACTGCGCCGTGTCGCCATCCGGGCGCGCAAACAGCAGTTTGATCCGCTGATCGGGCGCTTCATGCTTCATATGCGCAATTTCCGGGCCGGTAAACACGCAGCGCAACAGTGAGGGCGTCACGGCAACGCGGCGGCGCAGCGTCACATTAAAAATACGGTAACTGGCGGTCATAAGCGGGGCTCCTGCGGCGCGGCGGTACGCCATACGCCGATGCTGAAAAGTAAAAACAGCGCAGCAATAATAAAGGCAGCGACAATAAGGGCATGTTCGCCAAACCAGAGCGAAATGACGGGCACCAGCAGCGCGCTGGCACCGTAGCCGAGCGTGTGGCTGGTCGCGATAACGCCTGCGCCTTTGCCGGTGGTGAGCCTGTCATTCAGTAGCACCTGATAGCCCGGCGTGGCCATCGCGGCGCCAAACGAGGTCACCGCAATCCCCGCATAAAAGGATATTAACCCCGGCAGGATCATCAAAAGCAGGCCGGCGGTCATCAGCCCCGCCGCACTTAACAACAGCGCGCGCGGCGCCAGGCGCTGTGGCCTTACCACCAGAAATTGCGCCAGCAGCGTGCTTGCCGCCGCCAGACTTAACAGCAGCGCGACGTGATGACTGACTGTTGCGAGATCGCCCTGAAACAGTGGGCGCAGATGCGGCGACAGACCGAGCTGCATCAGGCTGATACAGGCAGCCAGCAGCAGCGCCAGTGCCAGATACGGCAGCATATTAAGGCGCAGCCGCGCCGACTGGTGCGCGACCGGCGCAAGCGGCGGATCGTTATGCTGGCGCGCCACAAGCAGCAGCGCGATAAACGGTGCGAGCGCCATCAGCCAGAGCGGCATTTGCGGATGAAGACTGAGCGCGGCGGCCGCAAGCGGTGGACCGATAAGACGCCCGCAGCTCAGGCCGGAACTGACAGAGGCCAGCGCCATGAGCCGGTTTTCCATACCGGCGCGCTGCATCGCCCAGGTCTGGGCGGCGGGCACCATGCCGGAAACCGTCATGCCATAAAGCGCGCGTGAGACGATAAGCCCCGTAAGCCCCCATGAAACGCCAACGATACCGCGCGCCATTCCCCAGACGACCAGCGCCATGACGCCGAAACTTGCGAGATAACCGCCGAGCGCGGCCACCACCACAAATTTACAGCCCCGGATTTCTGTTTGCCGTCCCCACCAGGGGGAGCCTGGTAAAAACAGCATTGAACCGAACATCAACAAACCGGCCCAGACAGAGAGCGATAACCCCGTCATCTGCACCAGCTGGGGCAGCACCACCAGCAAACCATTTTGCCCGATCCCGAGCAGTCCCGCGCACAGCGCCAGCGGCCAGAGTGACTTACCTGTGCGGCGGGCGGGTACGGC
This Cronobacter condimenti 1330 DNA region includes the following protein-coding sequences:
- a CDS encoding helix-turn-helix domain-containing protein — encoded protein: MTTVYPLKTLSQLRPLLVGFRKNQGLTQREVSERLGVTQQTYARLEANPASASIERLFRVFNVLGIEMTLSEMQKDPSSDIAASDTSPARREAW
- a CDS encoding siderophore-interacting protein; the encoded protein is MTASYRIFNVTLRRRVAVTPSLLRCVFTGPEIAHMKHEAPDQRIKLLFARPDGDTAQLPVSDRWYQDYLALPREQRPLMRTYTLRALRAAECELDVEFVLHGDTGPASRWASHAKPGDALQIVAPDGEFPGDSGGYEWMADDALRQALLIADETALPAALGILEQLARQPSPPRVQAFLEVPLAQDVQPLRYPFADIHWLAREDRALHGERLLEAVKTAATLPASALSAVDITQSETTDDALIWQRAGGAGAFRAWVAAESGAVKRLRHYLTRERQLDPSRACFMAYWARGKSHA
- a CDS encoding MFS transporter; its protein translation is MDASSHAVPARRTGKSLWPLALCAGLLGIGQNGLLVVLPQLVQMTGLSLSVWAGLLMFGSMLFLPGSPWWGRQTEIRGCKFVVVAALGGYLASFGVMALVVWGMARGIVGVSWGLTGLIVSRALYGMTVSGMVPAAQTWAMQRAGMENRLMALASVSSGLSCGRLIGPPLAAAALSLHPQMPLWLMALAPFIALLLVARQHNDPPLAPVAHQSARLRLNMLPYLALALLLAACISLMQLGLSPHLRPLFQGDLATVSHHVALLLSLAAASTLLAQFLVVRPQRLAPRALLLSAAGLMTAGLLLMILPGLISFYAGIAVTSFGAAMATPGYQVLLNDRLTTGKGAGVIATSHTLGYGASALLVPVISLWFGEHALIVAAFIIAALFLLFSIGVWRTAAPQEPRL